A stretch of the Haloplanus aerogenes genome encodes the following:
- a CDS encoding DNA primase large subunit PriL, with protein MRPDPLYARYPFFRAAREAVQRADISPPRLVTEGDPAVERARERVERALMSGTVESETPERWSDRDELLSYPIARILVSLVDVRAAVEKYAEAEAATAFDRLTDDLTADDEALRSVETPPRVDLATVLDEFDLTDAVTRVDDDRHRARYRIDVDAYLRLADPDWGDGWRLVNRDLAAGEVPIAGEELHRLLREAVRRRVADGLPFDVRGSAAGDELAAALDADVRTLRDRLAERERLPDIDTVAPAQFPPCMQALLDGEQGDLPPHAAFAATAFLVSLGLDADTIAERWPVLDDDHLDYRVTVLDDRSGSQYPAPSCATMQTFGDCVNPDARCETIDHPLRYYASAVAERDTADGAAD; from the coding sequence ATGCGTCCCGACCCGCTCTACGCCCGGTATCCGTTCTTCCGCGCCGCCCGCGAGGCGGTCCAGCGGGCGGACATCTCGCCCCCCCGGCTGGTCACCGAGGGCGACCCCGCCGTCGAGCGCGCCCGCGAACGCGTCGAGCGCGCGCTCATGTCGGGCACCGTCGAGTCCGAGACGCCCGAGCGCTGGAGCGACCGGGACGAACTCCTCTCCTATCCCATCGCGCGCATCCTCGTCTCGCTGGTCGACGTGCGCGCCGCGGTGGAGAAGTACGCCGAGGCGGAGGCGGCGACGGCCTTCGACCGTCTGACCGACGACCTCACCGCCGACGACGAGGCGCTCCGGAGCGTCGAGACGCCACCCCGCGTCGACCTCGCGACGGTCCTCGACGAGTTCGATCTCACCGACGCCGTCACACGGGTCGACGACGACCGCCACCGCGCCCGCTACCGGATCGACGTGGACGCGTATCTCCGACTCGCCGATCCGGACTGGGGCGACGGCTGGCGGCTCGTCAACCGTGATCTGGCCGCCGGCGAGGTGCCCATCGCGGGCGAGGAACTCCATCGCCTGCTCCGGGAGGCCGTCCGCCGCCGGGTCGCGGACGGCCTCCCGTTCGACGTGCGGGGGAGCGCCGCGGGTGACGAACTCGCCGCGGCGCTGGACGCGGACGTGCGCACGCTCCGTGACCGACTCGCAGAGCGGGAGCGCCTGCCCGACATCGACACCGTCGCCCCCGCGCAGTTCCCGCCGTGTATGCAGGCGTTGCTCGACGGTGAACAGGGGGACCTCCCGCCACACGCCGCCTTCGCGGCGACCGCTTTCCTCGTCTCGCTCGGCCTCGACGCCGACACCATCGCCGAGCGGTGGCCCGTCCTCGACGACGACCACCTCGACTACCGGGTGACGGTCCTCGACGACCGGTCGGGGAGCCAGTATCCCGCGCCCTCGTGTGCGACGATGCAGACGTTCGGCGACTGCGTGAATCCGGACGCGCGGTGCGAGACCATCGATCACCCACTCCGCTACTACGCGTCGGCGGTCGCTGAGCGTGACACTGCTGACGGGGCGGCGGATTAG
- a CDS encoding Hvo_1808 family surface protein, translating to MSIPRTILLTLLAASLLVAPAVGATASGMSGATDTTTTSPRPAAISTGDTATDMVDSRPDPDEDVQGWENGYWHNETLANVTPDDGYTDAEIDKVRARSMARIEVVRDVEFEETPPVRVISREEYVNNVRERRQGVNISTAARLHQNAKFEALLMTGEETDYFEAQQQLQSSTIGGFYVLGNASGTDSIEQGEIVLISENAENPQLSEITLAQELFHSYQDKNLRIGQYNRSTEEDSRRIDAIIEGDGNYVDYLYEQRCGSEWTCFQPSSQSEGDGQNAPRPNLGLLVYSFVQYSEGPAWVHDLQRQGGWEAVDRAYANPPRSTEQFIHPEKYLQDPPTDVTVADRSNDEWYVPQLEGGVNYAVFGEAGMYSMLWFASSAVPRQDILTQRQLDPYDYDHPASAGWDGDKFYPYVTDESAETGEMGYVWKSVWDTPEDAQEFASAYRATLAGAGEPVPGHANTWRLPDDHPFNDAFYVSVQGSTVVIVNAPTVGELSEVRSGAAPQVETPTTTDAGNVAGTATESTETATATPTGTEGSAPGFGVGLVVVALVVAGLLFSRR from the coding sequence ATGTCGATACCACGGACCATCCTGCTGACGCTACTGGCGGCGTCGTTGCTCGTCGCTCCGGCCGTGGGGGCGACGGCTTCGGGGATGAGCGGCGCAACGGACACGACGACCACGTCGCCGCGACCGGCCGCGATCTCGACCGGCGACACCGCCACCGACATGGTCGACTCTCGGCCGGACCCCGACGAGGACGTCCAAGGGTGGGAGAACGGCTACTGGCACAACGAGACGCTCGCGAACGTGACGCCCGACGACGGCTACACCGACGCCGAGATCGACAAGGTCAGGGCGCGGTCGATGGCCCGCATCGAGGTCGTCAGGGATGTCGAATTCGAGGAGACCCCGCCGGTTCGAGTCATCTCGCGCGAGGAATACGTCAACAACGTCCGCGAGCGGCGACAGGGGGTGAACATCTCCACCGCCGCGCGCCTCCACCAGAACGCCAAGTTCGAGGCGTTGCTCATGACCGGCGAGGAGACCGACTACTTCGAGGCCCAGCAGCAACTCCAGTCGAGCACCATCGGCGGGTTCTACGTGCTCGGCAACGCCTCGGGAACCGACTCCATCGAACAGGGTGAGATCGTTCTCATCTCGGAGAACGCGGAGAATCCACAGCTCTCGGAGATCACCCTCGCACAGGAGCTCTTCCACTCGTATCAGGACAAGAACCTGCGGATCGGCCAGTACAACCGGTCGACCGAGGAGGATTCGCGGCGGATCGACGCCATCATCGAGGGCGACGGCAACTACGTCGACTACCTCTACGAACAGCGATGCGGCAGCGAGTGGACCTGTTTCCAGCCGTCTAGCCAGTCGGAGGGCGATGGACAGAACGCTCCCCGGCCGAATCTGGGCCTGTTGGTGTACTCCTTTGTCCAGTACTCGGAGGGGCCGGCGTGGGTTCACGACCTCCAGCGGCAGGGTGGCTGGGAGGCGGTCGACCGGGCGTACGCGAATCCCCCACGGAGTACCGAGCAGTTCATCCACCCCGAGAAGTACCTGCAGGACCCACCGACCGACGTGACGGTCGCCGACCGCTCGAACGACGAGTGGTACGTGCCCCAGTTGGAGGGTGGCGTGAACTACGCCGTGTTCGGCGAGGCGGGGATGTACTCCATGCTGTGGTTCGCGAGTTCCGCCGTGCCGCGCCAAGATATCCTGACCCAGCGCCAACTCGATCCGTACGACTACGACCATCCGGCCTCGGCCGGGTGGGACGGTGACAAGTTCTATCCGTACGTGACCGACGAGTCCGCCGAGACGGGCGAAATGGGCTACGTCTGGAAGAGTGTCTGGGACACACCGGAAGACGCCCAGGAGTTCGCCAGCGCGTACCGGGCCACCCTCGCCGGCGCCGGTGAACCCGTCCCCGGCCACGCGAACACGTGGCGCCTCCCCGACGACCACCCCTTCAACGACGCCTTCTACGTCTCCGTGCAGGGGTCGACGGTCGTCATCGTCAACGCGCCGACCGTCGGGGAACTCTCGGAAGTGCGGTCGGGCGCCGCGCCGCAGGTCGAGACCCCGACGACGACCGACGCCGGCAACGTGGCAGGAACCGCGACGGAGAGTACCGAGACGGCGACGGCCACGCCGACCGGCACGGAAGGTTCGGCCCCCGGATTCGGCGTCGGGCTGGTCGTCGTCGCCCTCGTCGTCGCCGGACTGCTGTTCTCCCGCCGGTAG
- a CDS encoding SWIM zinc finger family protein, with the protein MTHPAHTPASLPATRSKTTFPAAGTSGRARRARVEPMAVRPLRDGRYAVETDGSTYVVDLDAHTCTCPDHQLRHARCKHLRRVALEVTERLVPPPGERTAVCAVCGGRTFVPTAFRGPALCPRHDHRPGDLVRDRETGTRLIVVAATDERADRVETVEGRLVANYPTNADYGAHEPVFRAVYLDSLRRDGDVRRYAFPASRLQRVGTRVTDDTDTESRPSPTEEGTASPTTA; encoded by the coding sequence ATGACGCACCCAGCACACACACCCGCGTCACTGCCAGCAACCCGCTCGAAGACCACCTTCCCCGCCGCCGGCACGTCGGGGCGCGCTCGTCGCGCCCGCGTCGAACCCATGGCTGTCCGGCCGCTTCGTGACGGCCGGTACGCAGTCGAGACGGACGGGAGCACGTACGTCGTCGACCTCGACGCTCACACGTGTACCTGCCCGGATCACCAGTTGCGACACGCCCGGTGCAAGCATCTGCGTCGGGTCGCCCTCGAAGTGACCGAGCGCCTCGTCCCGCCGCCCGGCGAACGGACCGCCGTCTGTGCGGTCTGTGGCGGGCGGACGTTCGTCCCGACGGCGTTTCGCGGCCCCGCGCTCTGCCCCCGACACGACCACCGGCCGGGCGACCTCGTCCGCGACCGGGAGACGGGGACCCGTCTGATCGTCGTCGCGGCGACCGACGAACGTGCCGACCGCGTCGAGACCGTGGAGGGTCGTCTCGTCGCCAACTACCCCACCAACGCCGACTACGGTGCCCACGAACCCGTCTTCCGGGCGGTCTACCTCGACTCGCTCCGGCGCGACGGCGACGTGCGACGGTACGCCTTCCCGGCGTCCCGACTCCAGCGAGTCGGAACGAGAGTGACGGACGACACTGACACCGAGTCCCGTCCCTCGCCGACCGAGGAGGGGACCGCTTCCCCGACGACCGCCTAG
- a CDS encoding AAA family ATPase, producing MKVLGTVGLPGSGKGEAAAVAREVGVPVVTMGDVIREACRDRGLDPAEHHGSMARALREEGGEAAIAERSLSHIRSALDGADAVLVDGLRAPAEVERFEEAFGDAFTIVSIEAPFETRVERLADRGRDDSDVDREALRAREERELGFGMGEVMDEADVTVENTGTLDEFRQRIRALLEEDL from the coding sequence ATGAAAGTACTCGGTACCGTCGGCCTCCCGGGGAGCGGCAAGGGCGAGGCCGCGGCGGTCGCGCGGGAGGTGGGCGTCCCGGTCGTCACGATGGGCGACGTGATTCGCGAGGCGTGTCGCGACCGGGGGCTCGACCCGGCGGAACACCACGGATCGATGGCGCGAGCCCTCCGCGAGGAAGGCGGCGAGGCGGCCATCGCCGAGCGCTCCCTGTCGCACATCCGGTCGGCGCTCGACGGGGCCGACGCGGTGCTCGTCGACGGGCTACGCGCCCCTGCCGAAGTAGAGCGCTTCGAGGAGGCGTTCGGCGACGCGTTCACCATCGTGAGCATCGAAGCGCCGTTCGAGACGCGAGTCGAACGACTGGCCGACCGGGGGCGCGACGACTCCGACGTGGACCGCGAGGCGCTCCGCGCCCGCGAGGAGCGCGAACTCGGCTTCGGCATGGGTGAAGTGATGGACGAGGCGGACGTGACCGTCGAAAACACGGGGACGCTCGACGAGTTCCGCCAGCGAATCCGCGCGTTGCTGGAGGAAGACCTATGA
- a CDS encoding DUF7472 family protein, giving the protein MELEEGMVRKIAISAGAVGLFVAAVVGIGTTYNDGGLGSAGGLALVGSIVLFILVMAGVGFLLAD; this is encoded by the coding sequence ATGGAACTCGAAGAGGGGATGGTCCGGAAAATCGCCATCTCCGCCGGCGCAGTCGGGCTTTTCGTCGCGGCTGTCGTGGGCATCGGCACCACCTACAACGACGGCGGCCTGGGTTCGGCCGGCGGGCTAGCGCTCGTCGGCAGTATCGTCCTGTTCATCCTCGTGATGGCGGGCGTCGGCTTCCTTCTCGCGGACTAA
- a CDS encoding DUF7474 family protein, whose product MPTFDYPCPDCRTTNSLHDSDCRFEGTPWADIEAAYVDVVAVLSGGVTDADAVPEAVEEWGPLRQAAVERLRRDGRIDDANDRLRLLPAEEYREEVSVPTRDPIKTIYERGSVPGCHDNAVFAMIAWYEMVGLSWPETKENVVEWLRESGAWDRGGFEEASPAALVEKKRHVYEAGYGWKEKAAAAKRIIERQR is encoded by the coding sequence GTGCCGACGTTCGACTACCCCTGCCCCGACTGCCGGACGACCAACAGCCTCCACGACTCGGACTGCCGGTTCGAGGGAACGCCGTGGGCCGACATCGAGGCCGCCTACGTCGACGTGGTGGCCGTCCTCTCCGGCGGCGTCACCGACGCGGACGCAGTACCTGAAGCCGTCGAGGAGTGGGGCCCGCTCCGACAGGCGGCAGTCGAACGCCTCCGCCGTGACGGCCGCATCGACGACGCGAACGACCGCCTCCGTCTCCTGCCCGCCGAGGAGTACCGCGAGGAAGTGTCGGTGCCGACCCGCGATCCCATCAAGACCATCTACGAACGCGGGAGCGTCCCCGGCTGTCACGACAACGCCGTCTTCGCCATGATCGCGTGGTACGAGATGGTGGGGCTGTCGTGGCCGGAGACGAAGGAAAACGTCGTCGAGTGGTTGCGCGAGAGCGGCGCGTGGGACCGCGGCGGCTTCGAGGAGGCGAGTCCCGCGGCGCTGGTCGAGAAGAAACGCCACGTCTACGAAGCGGGCTACGGCTGGAAGGAGAAAGCCGCGGCGGCGAAGCGGATTATCGAGCGACAACGGTAG
- the hjc gene encoding Holliday junction resolvase Hjc: MSANRKGDRRERELVNELDAAGFAVMRAPASGSATERDLPDVLAGDGEKFYAIEAKSSAGDPIYLSGEEVESLIYFARNFGAKARIAVRFDREDWYFFHPGDLHVTDGGNYRVKKETALADGEDLDELVGHSTQTRLDD; encoded by the coding sequence ATGTCCGCGAACCGCAAGGGGGACCGCCGGGAGCGCGAACTCGTCAACGAACTCGACGCCGCGGGCTTCGCGGTCATGCGCGCGCCGGCGAGTGGGAGCGCAACGGAGCGTGACCTCCCCGACGTCCTCGCCGGCGACGGCGAGAAGTTCTACGCCATCGAGGCGAAATCGAGCGCCGGCGACCCCATCTACCTCTCGGGCGAGGAGGTCGAATCGCTCATCTACTTCGCCCGCAACTTCGGCGCGAAGGCCCGGATCGCCGTCCGTTTCGACCGCGAGGACTGGTACTTCTTCCACCCCGGCGACCTCCACGTCACCGACGGGGGCAACTACCGGGTCAAGAAGGAGACTGCGCTGGCCGATGGGGAGGATCTGGACGAACTCGTCGGCCACTCGACACAGACGCGGCTGGACGACTAG
- a CDS encoding YccF domain-containing protein has product MAQRSLLTRALWFVVVGWWATPAVVNVAWLLCATVVGAPLGVKLINLVPTVLTLKEPRSLGDPDAAAGQRSLAVRILYFVFVGWWLGWLWANVASFLAVTIVGLPLAIPMFDRLPLVTSLYRFDG; this is encoded by the coding sequence ATGGCACAGCGTTCCCTCCTCACCCGTGCCCTCTGGTTCGTCGTCGTCGGCTGGTGGGCCACGCCCGCCGTCGTCAACGTCGCGTGGCTCCTCTGTGCGACCGTCGTCGGCGCACCACTCGGCGTCAAACTGATCAACCTCGTCCCGACCGTCCTGACGCTGAAGGAACCCCGGTCGCTCGGTGATCCCGACGCGGCCGCCGGCCAGCGGTCGCTCGCGGTTCGGATCCTCTATTTCGTCTTCGTCGGCTGGTGGCTCGGCTGGCTCTGGGCGAACGTGGCGAGTTTTCTGGCCGTCACCATCGTCGGCCTTCCCCTCGCCATTCCGATGTTCGACCGTCTCCCGCTCGTCACGTCGCTGTACCGATTCGACGGGTGA
- a CDS encoding DUF5518 domain-containing protein, translated as MVSDSTLHALIGAVVTVVFSFVPFSPVLGGGVAAYLNDADTSDGVRIGALSGLLASVPLLLLGFLLFAIFGIFTVGGPGMNGMAFGIGGLFVLLLVGLVAIAYTVGLSALGGYLGAYFVDGV; from the coding sequence ATGGTCTCCGACTCCACGCTCCACGCCCTGATCGGTGCCGTCGTGACCGTCGTCTTCTCGTTCGTGCCGTTCTCGCCGGTTCTCGGTGGCGGCGTCGCGGCCTACCTGAACGACGCCGACACCAGCGACGGCGTCCGCATCGGCGCGCTCTCCGGACTGCTCGCCTCGGTACCGCTCCTCCTCCTCGGCTTCCTGCTGTTCGCCATCTTCGGCATCTTCACCGTCGGCGGACCGGGCATGAACGGCATGGCGTTCGGCATCGGCGGCCTGTTCGTCCTCCTCCTCGTCGGCCTCGTCGCCATCGCCTACACGGTCGGTCTGAGTGCACTCGGTGGGTATCTGGGCGCGTACTTCGTGGACGGAGTGTGA
- a CDS encoding RNA-binding domain-containing protein codes for MIYRIDVRVIAPVRDTEVTDRVADAVRNLFPNAEIREEPGQVVGEAHSMDAFSERLHEQEILDTARREFFRRADEDGFAFALKKQAAFEGVINFAVGNPDELGDIEVQVTVHEPDVEAVVDHVAPPTEDGKPIRPDE; via the coding sequence ATGATCTACCGGATCGACGTGCGAGTGATCGCGCCAGTCCGCGATACGGAGGTCACCGATCGCGTCGCCGACGCGGTCCGAAACCTGTTCCCGAACGCCGAGATTCGGGAGGAACCGGGGCAGGTCGTCGGCGAGGCGCACTCGATGGATGCGTTCTCCGAGCGCCTACACGAACAAGAGATTCTCGACACCGCCCGCCGCGAGTTCTTCCGCCGGGCCGACGAGGACGGGTTCGCCTTCGCCCTGAAGAAACAGGCGGCGTTCGAGGGCGTGATCAACTTCGCCGTCGGCAACCCGGACGAACTCGGCGACATCGAAGTGCAGGTGACGGTCCACGAGCCGGACGTGGAGGCGGTCGTGGATCACGTCGCGCCGCCGACGGAAGATGGCAAACCGATTCGGCCCGACGAGTAG
- a CDS encoding cytochrome c oxidase subunit I: protein MFGFSTFSYDDEGYRTCSVTGLQIHRSAEDMVKLFGLTAIVALLIGGLFAIFVALTRWELVGLLAPADFYTFLSIHAWNLLIFWMIFMEIAVLYVGGPYVLGRPLSLPRVAKAGYALMLGGAVLINVAIWLTKQPNQAPLLTSYAPLPSSPWFYLGVVVFLAGALVAALPFLATIWHEKRENPGGTLPLVAFGAFITSIVAAEAIVGGLITYVPTFLWRVGMLAHIDAAWYRQMYWIVGHGSQQINLLAMISVWYFMTHVVGGAEVASEKVSRSAFVLYLFFINMGAAHHLMSDPGVSAAWRLWNTSYSAYGAVVASMIHAFAIPAGLEIGRRKRGEGGGTFGWLWSAPWKDPGFSATILSIILFGFLGGITGVMMGQMQLNMTWHNTLATVGHFHATVATGTTLAFMGLGYYVLRLVFGREWIARPIATIQPYLYGGAMGITSLMMMYLGILYGIPRRHPSVMDIPGTEFSFAAARPLFVIFGVMALISIIGGALFVLVAVGSLLAGDRYQGGLPVTRPTAVADGGGHKDTAHHLLSMRGTFILTSIFLGVFVVMWALNWYLLSQLWQVG from the coding sequence ATGTTTGGATTCAGCACGTTCAGCTACGACGACGAGGGGTATCGGACCTGCTCGGTGACCGGCCTGCAGATTCACCGGTCCGCCGAGGACATGGTGAAACTGTTCGGCCTGACGGCCATCGTCGCGCTGTTGATCGGCGGCCTCTTCGCCATCTTCGTCGCGCTGACGCGGTGGGAGCTCGTCGGCCTCCTCGCGCCGGCGGACTTCTACACCTTCCTGAGCATCCACGCGTGGAACCTGCTCATCTTCTGGATGATCTTCATGGAAATCGCCGTCCTCTACGTGGGCGGGCCGTACGTCCTCGGCCGACCGCTGTCGCTCCCGCGGGTGGCGAAGGCGGGCTACGCGCTCATGCTCGGCGGGGCGGTGCTCATCAACGTCGCCATCTGGCTGACGAAACAGCCGAATCAGGCGCCGCTTCTGACCTCTTATGCGCCCCTCCCGTCCTCGCCGTGGTTCTACCTCGGCGTGGTCGTCTTCCTGGCCGGGGCGCTCGTCGCGGCGCTTCCCTTCCTCGCGACCATCTGGCACGAGAAGCGGGAGAATCCGGGCGGGACGCTCCCGCTCGTCGCCTTCGGCGCGTTCATCACCTCCATCGTCGCCGCGGAGGCCATCGTCGGCGGCCTCATCACGTACGTTCCGACCTTCCTCTGGCGGGTCGGGATGCTCGCCCACATCGACGCCGCGTGGTACCGGCAGATGTACTGGATCGTCGGTCACGGCAGCCAGCAGATCAACCTGCTGGCGATGATCTCGGTCTGGTACTTCATGACCCACGTCGTCGGCGGCGCCGAAGTCGCGAGCGAGAAGGTGTCCCGGTCCGCCTTCGTCCTCTACCTCTTCTTCATCAACATGGGCGCGGCCCACCACCTGATGTCCGACCCCGGCGTCTCCGCCGCGTGGCGGCTCTGGAACACCTCCTACTCCGCCTACGGGGCGGTCGTCGCGAGCATGATCCACGCCTTCGCCATCCCGGCGGGACTGGAGATCGGCCGCCGGAAGCGCGGCGAGGGCGGCGGCACCTTCGGGTGGCTCTGGTCCGCGCCGTGGAAGGACCCCGGCTTCTCCGCCACCATCCTCTCGATCATCCTCTTTGGCTTCCTCGGGGGCATCACCGGCGTCATGATGGGCCAGATGCAGTTGAACATGACCTGGCACAACACGCTGGCGACCGTCGGGCACTTCCACGCCACCGTCGCCACGGGCACCACGCTGGCGTTCATGGGCCTCGGCTACTACGTCCTGCGCCTCGTCTTCGGCCGGGAGTGGATCGCCCGCCCCATCGCGACGATCCAGCCCTACCTCTACGGGGGCGCGATGGGCATCACCTCGCTGATGATGATGTATCTCGGCATCCTCTACGGCATCCCGCGCCGGCACCCCTCCGTGATGGACATTCCGGGCACCGAGTTCAGCTTCGCGGCGGCCCGGCCGCTCTTCGTCATCTTCGGCGTGATGGCGCTCATCTCCATCATCGGCGGCGCGCTGTTCGTCCTCGTCGCCGTCGGTTCGCTCCTCGCTGGCGACCGGTACCAGGGCGGCCTCCCGGTGACGCGACCGACGGCCGTCGCCGACGGTGGGGGTCACAAGGACACCGCCCACCACCTCCTGAGCATGCGCGGGACGTTCATCCTCACCTCCATCTTCCTCGGGGTGTTCGTCGTGATGTGGGCGCTCAACTGGTACCTGCTGAGTCAGCTCTGGCAGGTCGGGTGA
- a CDS encoding type II toxin-antitoxin system RelE family toxin, whose translation MSYEVLLAEEAREYVAALDEKSTRIVKDNLQKLADDPYPRPDSGSGDKEKLVIEGQELYRLHIGRTHTAFYDVLEADEEVRVIEIVDIDEAHKRYGFD comes from the coding sequence ATGAGTTATGAGGTTCTCCTCGCGGAGGAAGCCCGTGAGTACGTCGCCGCGCTAGACGAGAAGAGCACACGCATCGTAAAGGACAATCTCCAGAAATTAGCGGACGATCCGTATCCGAGACCGGATTCAGGATCCGGTGACAAGGAGAAGCTAGTGATCGAGGGACAGGAACTCTATCGTCTGCATATCGGGCGGACTCACACCGCGTTCTACGACGTACTCGAAGCGGACGAGGAAGTCCGCGTAATCGAGATCGTGGATATCGACGAGGCACACAAGCGCTACGGGTTCGATTGA
- a CDS encoding halocyanin domain-containing protein, producing MKSPIESPDGDWWNETVNRRETIWLGVSGVWAVTLFGWMVGWMQFGEQNQVGETLKLSTADYREKVNTYKQQAGDLDGALVPSGDEVYIGAMRYAFDGLPAVLETGREYVFHLGSYDVQHGFSVRQEDTLSKQLSLQMLPGYEWKVPMEFDEPGTYHVVCNEFCGTGHRTMHATFEVRESVPDVSGSGGSSGDDGGSGASGAAYDGWFTGNARGGETSNWEGSAADETGADEVTVTVGPGGEYVYDPAAVRVSPGTTVTFEWASPTHNVLVESGPTDWSGHEPIENDGFSFQHTFESEGVYKYYCQPHLALGMKGVVEVV from the coding sequence ATGAAATCACCAATCGAATCTCCGGACGGCGACTGGTGGAACGAGACGGTGAACAGACGGGAGACCATCTGGCTCGGCGTGTCGGGCGTGTGGGCGGTGACGCTTTTCGGCTGGATGGTCGGGTGGATGCAGTTCGGCGAGCAGAATCAGGTGGGCGAGACGCTGAAACTCTCCACCGCCGACTACCGGGAGAAGGTGAACACGTACAAACAGCAGGCTGGCGACCTCGACGGTGCGCTCGTCCCGTCGGGTGACGAGGTGTACATCGGGGCGATGCGCTACGCCTTCGACGGGTTGCCCGCCGTGCTGGAGACGGGCCGAGAGTACGTCTTCCACCTCGGCTCCTACGACGTACAACACGGCTTCTCGGTCCGGCAGGAGGACACGCTGAGCAAACAGCTCTCGCTCCAGATGCTCCCCGGCTACGAGTGGAAGGTGCCGATGGAGTTCGACGAGCCCGGCACCTACCACGTCGTCTGCAACGAGTTCTGTGGCACCGGCCACCGAACCATGCACGCGACGTTCGAGGTGCGGGAGTCGGTGCCGGACGTGAGCGGGAGCGGCGGATCGAGCGGCGACGACGGCGGCAGCGGCGCGAGCGGCGCCGCCTACGACGGCTGGTTCACCGGGAACGCCCGCGGCGGCGAGACGAGCAACTGGGAGGGATCGGCGGCCGACGAAACCGGTGCCGACGAGGTGACGGTCACCGTCGGCCCCGGCGGCGAGTACGTCTACGACCCCGCTGCGGTCCGCGTCTCGCCGGGGACGACGGTCACCTTCGAGTGGGCGTCGCCGACGCACAACGTCCTCGTCGAGTCGGGACCGACCGACTGGAGCGGGCACGAACCCATCGAGAACGACGGGTTCAGCTTCCAGCACACGTTCGAGAGCGAAGGGGTGTACAAGTACTACTGCCAGCCACACCTCGCGCTCGGCATGAAAGGTGTCGTGGAGGTGGTCTGA
- a CDS encoding protoheme IX farnesyltransferase translates to MLRDLLSLTKPRIAALLCLTGTGATFAAGGLPLAELVVFVLAGLGMAGGAAACNCYYDRDIDPVMDRTADRPLARGTLAPRTALAFGVGLLAAATGLGLWALPLQSVVYMWLGVAAYVGLYTVLLKRRHWLGVVLGGSAGSFPVLAGWTAIRPLSAAAVVMATLVFVWTPAHAWALAVVYRDEFAAAGVATLPAVTSLDRVRRAVWASALGTVAVAALLVPLAGPVYAGTLAAGVPLFLVAYRAYHRGGGEPRAVRAFFTSNTFLAVAFVAWGVDGVVALEPTAAYLVAAAATVTAFVGCWIARPSLDGVRASPPPTWVRRAVRAYDRLRVRVTG, encoded by the coding sequence GTGCTCCGTGATCTCCTCTCGCTGACGAAACCCCGGATCGCCGCGCTCCTGTGTCTGACTGGCACGGGTGCGACGTTCGCGGCCGGGGGACTGCCGCTCGCCGAGCTCGTCGTGTTCGTCCTCGCGGGCCTCGGCATGGCCGGCGGCGCCGCCGCCTGTAACTGCTACTACGACCGCGACATCGACCCCGTGATGGACCGGACGGCCGACCGCCCGCTCGCTCGCGGGACGCTCGCGCCGCGAACCGCGCTGGCGTTCGGTGTCGGCCTCCTCGCCGCCGCGACGGGGCTCGGTCTGTGGGCGCTCCCGCTTCAGTCGGTCGTCTACATGTGGCTCGGCGTCGCCGCGTACGTCGGCCTCTACACCGTCCTGTTGAAGCGACGCCACTGGCTCGGTGTCGTCCTCGGCGGCTCCGCCGGCTCCTTTCCCGTCCTCGCGGGATGGACGGCCATCCGGCCGCTCTCGGCGGCGGCCGTCGTCATGGCGACGCTGGTGTTCGTCTGGACGCCGGCCCACGCGTGGGCGCTGGCGGTCGTCTACCGCGACGAGTTCGCCGCCGCAGGGGTCGCGACGCTTCCCGCGGTCACGTCGCTCGACCGAGTCCGTCGCGCCGTCTGGGCGTCCGCCCTCGGGACCGTCGCCGTCGCGGCCCTGCTCGTTCCCCTCGCAGGACCCGTCTACGCCGGCACCCTCGCCGCGGGCGTCCCGCTCTTTCTCGTCGCCTACCGCGCTTACCACCGCGGCGGCGGCGAGCCACGGGCCGTGCGCGCCTTCTTCACCTCGAACACCTTCCTCGCCGTCGCGTTCGTCGCGTGGGGCGTCGACGGCGTCGTCGCCCTCGAACCAACCGCCGCCTATCTCGTCGCCGCCGCGGCGACGGTCACCGCGTTCGTCGGCTGCTGGATCGCTCGGCCGAGCCTCGACGGCGTCCGCGCGTCGCCCCCGCCGACGTGGGTGCGGCGGGCGGTGCGGGCCTACGATCGGCTCCGGGTTCGGGTGACTGGCTGA